In Rhodanobacter denitrificans, a single window of DNA contains:
- a CDS encoding uroporphyrinogen-III C-methyltransferase: MSNVDQPNASAAPEGARPDPAATGALPVDPPMRASRAAPARPAPRRGGGSVALAVLLALLAVAAAGYVGWRQWQQAQGGAAEQRNVASLQQRVATLETTLTALDDQRGSLNQRLDDAAQVNRSLREELLGQAERTRHLEDALAKLAEKSLSGRDGMLLDEAESLLRMAGERYTLFHDAQGAAAAYTLADQTLAAVNDGAFSGLRQSVNAEREALVKSQPASQAGALQQLVALRGALATLPLKPLDSGATEATDAWSRIRRALAGVVSVQRDDGAPLAVADARFARELAALDLAQAQAALLAYDAKGYAAALQRVDAALASQFDGHAPAVQQAREALRQLASQLPANAPVQLGAALGELRNLRAVHALSPAPGGSAPSGGARP; the protein is encoded by the coding sequence ATGAGCAACGTCGACCAGCCGAACGCGTCCGCCGCGCCCGAGGGCGCCCGTCCCGATCCCGCCGCCACCGGCGCGCTGCCGGTCGATCCACCCATGCGCGCCTCCCGTGCGGCTCCGGCGCGACCCGCGCCGCGTCGCGGCGGCGGCAGCGTGGCGCTGGCGGTGCTGCTGGCGCTGCTCGCGGTGGCAGCCGCCGGCTACGTCGGCTGGCGCCAGTGGCAGCAGGCGCAGGGCGGCGCCGCCGAGCAGCGGAACGTCGCCAGCCTGCAGCAGCGCGTGGCCACGCTGGAAACCACGCTGACCGCGCTGGATGACCAGCGCGGCAGCCTGAACCAGCGGCTGGACGACGCGGCCCAGGTCAACCGTTCGCTGCGCGAGGAGCTGCTCGGCCAGGCCGAGCGCACGCGTCATCTCGAGGACGCGTTGGCCAAGCTCGCCGAGAAGAGCCTGAGCGGCCGCGACGGCATGCTGCTGGACGAGGCCGAATCGCTGCTGCGCATGGCCGGCGAACGCTACACGCTGTTCCATGACGCGCAGGGTGCCGCCGCGGCGTATACGCTGGCCGACCAGACCCTGGCCGCGGTCAACGACGGCGCGTTCAGCGGCCTGCGCCAGAGCGTCAACGCCGAGCGCGAGGCGCTGGTGAAGAGCCAGCCGGCCAGCCAGGCCGGTGCGCTGCAGCAGCTGGTGGCGCTGCGCGGGGCACTCGCCACGCTGCCGCTGAAGCCGCTCGACAGCGGCGCGACCGAGGCCACCGACGCCTGGTCGCGCATCCGCCGCGCGCTCGCCGGCGTGGTCAGCGTGCAGCGCGACGACGGCGCGCCGCTGGCGGTCGCCGATGCGCGCTTCGCGCGCGAACTGGCCGCGCTCGATCTGGCGCAGGCGCAGGCCGCGTTGCTGGCTTATGACGCCAAGGGCTATGCGGCCGCGTTGCAGCGCGTCGATGCCGCGCTGGCCAGCCAGTTCGACGGCCACGCGCCAGCGGTGCAGCAGGCACGTGAGGCCTTGCGGCAGCTCGCCAGCCAGTTGCCGGCGAACGCGCCGGTGCAACTGGGCGCCGCGCTGGGCGAACTGCGCAACCTGCGCGCGGTGCACGCGCTCAGTCCCGCCCCGGGCGGCTCCGCGCCGAGCGGCGGAGCCCGGCCATGA
- a CDS encoding alpha/beta fold hydrolase has product MEHVRIGRLGTVFLAGLLIATSAMAESSAPPTTPDNYARPGQRVAIGQKRHLDLRCSGSGPVTVLLESGSHADSQSWFRVQPLLAAHARVCSYDRAGYGFSDAGPLPRGLDADVADLHALIRAVGLQAPLVLVGHSLGSNIVRRYASEYAGEVAGMVLVDPPAQDLGRFMPAQWLKDDATLNRQRDAFIASCEQGAERGALAKPVPALAPCIGAPAPWESPAVAAANHAHKLQPAFWHTLRSELAQNVSVFAPPVPASESHGDIPLVVLQAAGTYADAPAGMRKSLEAARDATQQRIVASSTRGELRKVADTSHDIELDRPQAVADAVTRVQQLAAKRG; this is encoded by the coding sequence ATGGAACACGTACGGATCGGACGCCTGGGCACGGTCTTCCTGGCCGGCCTGTTGATCGCTACTTCCGCCATGGCCGAGTCGTCCGCGCCGCCGACCACGCCAGACAACTACGCCAGGCCGGGCCAGCGTGTCGCCATCGGCCAGAAACGCCATCTCGACCTGCGCTGCAGCGGCAGCGGGCCGGTGACGGTATTGCTGGAGTCCGGCTCGCATGCCGACTCGCAGAGCTGGTTCCGCGTACAGCCGCTGCTGGCGGCGCACGCGCGCGTGTGTTCCTACGACCGCGCGGGCTACGGTTTCAGCGACGCTGGCCCGCTGCCGCGCGGTCTCGACGCCGACGTGGCCGACCTGCACGCGCTGATCCGCGCGGTAGGCCTGCAGGCGCCGCTGGTGCTGGTGGGGCATTCGCTGGGCAGCAACATCGTGCGCCGCTACGCCAGCGAGTATGCCGGCGAGGTCGCCGGCATGGTGCTGGTCGATCCGCCCGCGCAGGACCTGGGCCGTTTCATGCCGGCGCAGTGGCTGAAGGATGATGCGACGCTGAACCGGCAGCGCGATGCGTTCATCGCCAGCTGCGAGCAGGGCGCCGAGCGGGGCGCCCTGGCCAAACCGGTACCGGCGCTGGCGCCGTGCATCGGCGCGCCGGCGCCATGGGAAAGCCCCGCCGTGGCGGCGGCCAATCACGCGCACAAGCTGCAGCCGGCGTTCTGGCACACCCTGCGTTCGGAGCTGGCGCAGAACGTGTCGGTGTTCGCGCCGCCGGTGCCGGCGAGCGAATCGCACGGCGACATCCCGCTGGTGGTGCTGCAGGCCGCGGGCACCTATGCCGACGCGCCGGCGGGCATGCGCAAGTCGCTGGAGGCAGCGCGCGATGCGACCCAGCAGCGCATCGTGGCGAGTTCGACCCGCGGCGAACTGCGCAAGGTGGCCGATACCTCGCACGACATCGAGCTGGACCGGCCGCAAGCCGTGGCGGATGCGGTCACGCGGGTGCAGCAGCTCGCGGCGAAGCGCGGCTGA
- a CDS encoding heme biosynthesis HemY N-terminal domain-containing protein produces the protein MRLWYAIGLLVVAAALAAFGWHWVAEDPGYVLLRLRGWRVETTVVAALVILLLAWALLTVLWRLARWPFGAFSRRHRRLSQRRLGAGLIALMEGRHGDAERDLNRAARLDSLRGPALLAAAEAAARRGEHGRALEALNQAAQSAPQAARVLRARVLRREGRPAEALALLAPESDKGTLTPGGWRELVQAALASGDVRRAREGLAPLQKSGALGNRAYAALEVQVLVATLNAAADGAGLNTLWSQLPKTQRRVPAVIDAYARRAAAFGLTLPAMDEVESALRREWSPLLIETYGTLAGDDVEARLRRAEGWLDAHPNDANLLLTLGRMCVRLKLWGKARQYLQRSLALAPSAGAWETLGDASAGQGDAEQSQRCYRNAFAMMRGETVRPPSGQASGVIDTTAIALEERDEHGVPRMRE, from the coding sequence ATGAGGCTGTGGTACGCCATCGGCCTGCTGGTCGTCGCCGCCGCGCTGGCCGCGTTCGGCTGGCACTGGGTGGCCGAGGATCCGGGCTACGTGCTGCTGCGCCTGCGCGGCTGGCGGGTGGAAACCACGGTGGTGGCGGCGCTCGTTATCCTGCTGCTGGCATGGGCGCTGCTCACCGTGTTGTGGCGGCTGGCACGTTGGCCGTTTGGCGCGTTCTCGCGGCGGCACCGGCGGCTGAGCCAGCGGCGTCTGGGCGCCGGCCTGATCGCCCTGATGGAAGGCCGCCATGGCGACGCCGAGCGCGACCTCAACCGCGCCGCGCGGCTGGACAGCCTGCGCGGCCCGGCCCTGCTGGCCGCGGCCGAGGCCGCCGCGCGCCGCGGCGAGCATGGCCGCGCGCTGGAAGCCTTGAACCAGGCCGCGCAATCCGCACCGCAGGCGGCCCGCGTGCTGCGCGCCCGCGTGCTGCGCCGCGAGGGTCGGCCGGCCGAGGCGCTGGCGCTGCTCGCGCCTGAATCGGACAAGGGCACGCTGACCCCGGGCGGCTGGCGCGAGTTGGTGCAGGCGGCGCTGGCGAGCGGCGATGTCCGGCGCGCGCGCGAGGGCCTGGCGCCCCTGCAGAAGAGCGGCGCGCTGGGCAACCGCGCCTATGCCGCGCTGGAAGTGCAGGTGCTGGTTGCCACCCTCAACGCCGCTGCGGATGGCGCCGGCCTCAACACCTTGTGGTCGCAACTGCCGAAGACGCAGCGCCGCGTGCCCGCGGTGATCGACGCCTACGCCCGTCGCGCCGCCGCGTTCGGCCTGACCCTGCCGGCGATGGACGAAGTGGAATCCGCGCTGCGCCGCGAATGGTCGCCGCTCTTGATCGAAACCTACGGCACCCTGGCCGGCGACGACGTCGAGGCGCGCCTGCGCCGTGCCGAAGGCTGGCTCGACGCGCACCCGAACGACGCGAACCTGCTGCTCACGCTCGGCCGCATGTGCGTGCGGTTGAAGCTGTGGGGCAAGGCGCGGCAGTACCTGCAGCGCTCGCTCGCCCTGGCGCCGAGTGCCGGTGCGTGGGAAACACTCGGCGACGCCTCGGCCGGGCAAGGCGATGCCGAACAGTCGCAGCGCTGCTATCGCAACGCGTTTGCCATGATGCGCGGTGAAACCGTGCGCCCACCGTCAGGCCAGGCCAGTGGCGTGATCGACACCACTGCCATCGCGTTGGAGGAGCGCGACGAGCATGGGGTGCCGCGGATGCGTGAGTAA